From the genome of Bubalus bubalis isolate 160015118507 breed Murrah chromosome 2, NDDB_SH_1, whole genome shotgun sequence, one region includes:
- the RPP40 gene encoding ribonuclease P protein subunit p40 isoform X3 — MGFGPYYFVKGLPLSELITHEFINTFVKKGSCYALTYNTNIDEDNTVALLPNGKLILSLDKDTYEETGLQGRPSQYSGRKTMRFIVSIDLMDLSSNLDSKKYKRVSWAFKEKKPLKFDFLLAWHQTGAEGSMMMSYFSGYGIQEHQPKIALSTTPDLRCPVLRSGLLGGEPEAACSAHELFDWLGAVFSHADLNNEPYNFVSTYCCPQPSAVVAQASLCSVTGFLLPERICVLLEQLCRYFDEPKLAPWVTLSVQGFADSPVSWRESEHGFQKGGEHLYNFVIFNNRDYWLQMAVGANDDCPP, encoded by the exons ATGGGATTTGGACCCTATTACTTTGTGAAGGGTTTACCTCTTTCTGAGTTAATCACACACGAATTCATCAATACTTTTGTCaagaaag GTTCGTGCTATGCACTGACATACAACACAAATATTGATGAGGATAATACTGTTGCCCTGCTGCCAAATG GGAAATTAATTTTATCCCTGGATAAAGACACTTATGAAGAAACTGGACTTCAGGGCCGTCCATCTCAGTATTCTGGCAGGAAAACCATGAGATTCA ttgtttccaTTGATCTGATGGATTTATCCTCTAACCTGGACTCCAAGAAGTATAAAAGAGTGTCTTGGGCCTTCAAAGAAAAGAAGCCGTTgaagtttgattttcttttggcATGGCATCAAACAg GTGCAGAAGGATCCATGATGATGTCATACTTTTCCGGTTACGGAATTCAGGAGCATCAGCCAAAAATAGCACTGAGCACGACGCCGGACCTGCGGTGCCCCGTGCTGCGGAGCGGCCTGCTCGGGGGCGAGCCGGAGGCGGCCTGCAGCGCCCACGAGCTCTTCGACTGGCTGGGCGCCGTCTTCAGTCACGCAGACCT aAATAACGAGCCTTATAATTTCGTATCGACCTACTGCTGTCCACAGCCGAGCGCGGTGGTGGCCCAGGCATCCCTGTGCTCTGTCACTGGTTTCCTCCTCCCGGAGCGGATATGTGTCCTGTTGGAGCAGCTGTG TCGCTACTTTGATGAACCAAAGTTGGCCCCGTGGGTGACGCTGTCCGTTCAAGGCTTTGCAGACAGCCCTGTTTCCTGGAGAGAAAGTGAACACGGTTTTCAGAAAGGAGGAGAACACTTATACAACTTCGTGATCTTTAATAATCGGGACTACTGGCTTCAGATGGCCGTGGGGGCAAACGACGACTGTCCCCCGTAA
- the RPP40 gene encoding ribonuclease P protein subunit p40 isoform X1, with product MATLRRLREVPRHLLVCEKSNFGHDKSRHRHLVETHYYNYRVSFLIPECGILSKELKDLVMGFGPYYFVKGLPLSELITHEFINTFVKKGSCYALTYNTNIDEDNTVALLPNGKLILSLDKDTYEETGLQGRPSQYSGRKTMRFIVSIDLMDLSSNLDSKKYKRVSWAFKEKKPLKFDFLLAWHQTGAEGSMMMSYFSGYGIQEHQPKIALSTTPDLRCPVLRSGLLGGEPEAACSAHELFDWLGAVFSHADLNNEPYNFVSTYCCPQPSAVVAQASLCSVTGFLLPERICVLLEQLCRYFDEPKLAPWVTLSVQGFADSPVSWRESEHGFQKGGEHLYNFVIFNNRDYWLQMAVGANDDCPP from the exons ATGGCCACGCTGCGCCGGCTGCGAGAGGTGCCCCGGCACCTGCTGGTCTGCGAGAAGTCCAACTTCGGCCATGACAAGTCGCGCCACCGGCATCTCGTGGAGACGCACTATTACAATTACAGG GTTTCGTTTCTGATTCCTGAATGTGGGATACtatcaaaagaactgaaagatcTGGTCATGGGATTTGGACCCTATTACTTTGTGAAGGGTTTACCTCTTTCTGAGTTAATCACACACGAATTCATCAATACTTTTGTCaagaaag GTTCGTGCTATGCACTGACATACAACACAAATATTGATGAGGATAATACTGTTGCCCTGCTGCCAAATG GGAAATTAATTTTATCCCTGGATAAAGACACTTATGAAGAAACTGGACTTCAGGGCCGTCCATCTCAGTATTCTGGCAGGAAAACCATGAGATTCA ttgtttccaTTGATCTGATGGATTTATCCTCTAACCTGGACTCCAAGAAGTATAAAAGAGTGTCTTGGGCCTTCAAAGAAAAGAAGCCGTTgaagtttgattttcttttggcATGGCATCAAACAg GTGCAGAAGGATCCATGATGATGTCATACTTTTCCGGTTACGGAATTCAGGAGCATCAGCCAAAAATAGCACTGAGCACGACGCCGGACCTGCGGTGCCCCGTGCTGCGGAGCGGCCTGCTCGGGGGCGAGCCGGAGGCGGCCTGCAGCGCCCACGAGCTCTTCGACTGGCTGGGCGCCGTCTTCAGTCACGCAGACCT aAATAACGAGCCTTATAATTTCGTATCGACCTACTGCTGTCCACAGCCGAGCGCGGTGGTGGCCCAGGCATCCCTGTGCTCTGTCACTGGTTTCCTCCTCCCGGAGCGGATATGTGTCCTGTTGGAGCAGCTGTG TCGCTACTTTGATGAACCAAAGTTGGCCCCGTGGGTGACGCTGTCCGTTCAAGGCTTTGCAGACAGCCCTGTTTCCTGGAGAGAAAGTGAACACGGTTTTCAGAAAGGAGGAGAACACTTATACAACTTCGTGATCTTTAATAATCGGGACTACTGGCTTCAGATGGCCGTGGGGGCAAACGACGACTGTCCCCCGTAA
- the RPP40 gene encoding ribonuclease P protein subunit p40 isoform X2: MATLRRLREVPRHLLVCEKSNFGHDKSRHRHLVETHYYNYRVSFLIPECGILSKELKDLVMGFGPYYFVKGLPLSELITHEFINTFVKKGSCYALTYNTNIDEDNTVALLPNGKLILSLDKDTYEETGLQGRPSQYSGRKTMRFSAEGSMMMSYFSGYGIQEHQPKIALSTTPDLRCPVLRSGLLGGEPEAACSAHELFDWLGAVFSHADLNNEPYNFVSTYCCPQPSAVVAQASLCSVTGFLLPERICVLLEQLCRYFDEPKLAPWVTLSVQGFADSPVSWRESEHGFQKGGEHLYNFVIFNNRDYWLQMAVGANDDCPP; encoded by the exons ATGGCCACGCTGCGCCGGCTGCGAGAGGTGCCCCGGCACCTGCTGGTCTGCGAGAAGTCCAACTTCGGCCATGACAAGTCGCGCCACCGGCATCTCGTGGAGACGCACTATTACAATTACAGG GTTTCGTTTCTGATTCCTGAATGTGGGATACtatcaaaagaactgaaagatcTGGTCATGGGATTTGGACCCTATTACTTTGTGAAGGGTTTACCTCTTTCTGAGTTAATCACACACGAATTCATCAATACTTTTGTCaagaaag GTTCGTGCTATGCACTGACATACAACACAAATATTGATGAGGATAATACTGTTGCCCTGCTGCCAAATG GGAAATTAATTTTATCCCTGGATAAAGACACTTATGAAGAAACTGGACTTCAGGGCCGTCCATCTCAGTATTCTGGCAGGAAAACCATGAGATTCA GTGCAGAAGGATCCATGATGATGTCATACTTTTCCGGTTACGGAATTCAGGAGCATCAGCCAAAAATAGCACTGAGCACGACGCCGGACCTGCGGTGCCCCGTGCTGCGGAGCGGCCTGCTCGGGGGCGAGCCGGAGGCGGCCTGCAGCGCCCACGAGCTCTTCGACTGGCTGGGCGCCGTCTTCAGTCACGCAGACCT aAATAACGAGCCTTATAATTTCGTATCGACCTACTGCTGTCCACAGCCGAGCGCGGTGGTGGCCCAGGCATCCCTGTGCTCTGTCACTGGTTTCCTCCTCCCGGAGCGGATATGTGTCCTGTTGGAGCAGCTGTG TCGCTACTTTGATGAACCAAAGTTGGCCCCGTGGGTGACGCTGTCCGTTCAAGGCTTTGCAGACAGCCCTGTTTCCTGGAGAGAAAGTGAACACGGTTTTCAGAAAGGAGGAGAACACTTATACAACTTCGTGATCTTTAATAATCGGGACTACTGGCTTCAGATGGCCGTGGGGGCAAACGACGACTGTCCCCCGTAA